A single genomic interval of Celeribacter indicus harbors:
- a CDS encoding cation-translocating P-type ATPase, with the protein MIDDSNCLKWREARSLVEKRDQNKGVDRMEQSSNLMLSDAPHGLPSDEVARLLAVSSETGLSQAEAARRLKSHGPNRLRRQKPRSALAILLHQFRSVIVWLLAAAAAVSLVMGDHAEAAAIAIVLVLNSAIGFFTELRAARSMEALFEIAEVRTRVRRDGHIRMIDARDLVPGDVVVLEGGDMVTADLRLTEASYLEADESVLTGEAAPVAKTPDPVDEQTLLAERTPMLFKGTAITQGAGTAIVTATGMATELGRISSLAETAQAEISPLEVRLEKLGHMLLWLTLILAVGTAMAGILRGHALADMVQTGVALAVAAIPEGLPVVATLSLARGMWRMARRNALIRRLSAVETLGATTLILTDKTGTLTENRMTVVRFLLEDGEFPPDAEDRTVRLALKTGALCTTAELGHGREDGTGDPMELALLRAADGVGLPPPENRLAQHAFKPERRMMATVHADPDGAYFAVKGAPETIINACGKVLGPAGPHDLTEADRAEWMDRNARVAGEGLRTLGLAMKIGQDAGAEPYEGLTLIGLVCFADPLRSDIPPAIAACREAGVRVAMITGDHAATAARIASEAGIGDDGSTVIEGHELAELDPEEAPETFRERLRAAEVFARVAPEAKLTLVDFHQQDGQIVAMTGDGVNDAPALKKADIGVAMGLRGTQVAREAADMVLSDDDFATIVEAIRQGRVIFGNIRKFIVYLMSCNLCEVLVVAVALSAGLPAPLLPLQILYLNLVTDVFPAFALGLGQGDGREMHRPPRPPSEPIVGRTEWLRIAGLGAAQTVATLAAFMLALYRLDLSAEQAVTVAFLTLALAQLWNVFNTRAADAPLIANDVVRNPYVWGALALCLVLIGAALWVPELSSVLSLATPGTGGLALAAVASLLPLLLGQAALAIAVTLRPRSTKRRPAAAAR; encoded by the coding sequence ATGATTGACGACAGCAACTGCCTGAAATGGCGGGAGGCGCGCTCTCTTGTCGAGAAACGGGATCAGAACAAGGGAGTGGACCGGATGGAACAGTCATCGAACCTGATGCTTTCCGATGCGCCGCACGGGCTTCCGTCGGACGAGGTTGCCCGACTTCTGGCGGTGTCGTCCGAAACGGGCCTCTCACAGGCCGAAGCCGCGCGGCGGCTCAAGTCCCATGGCCCGAACCGCCTGCGCCGCCAGAAGCCGAGGAGCGCGCTGGCGATCCTGTTACACCAGTTCCGCAGCGTGATCGTCTGGTTGCTTGCCGCGGCCGCTGCGGTCTCCCTGGTCATGGGAGACCATGCCGAGGCGGCCGCCATCGCCATCGTCCTGGTGCTGAACAGCGCCATCGGGTTCTTCACCGAACTGAGGGCGGCCCGCTCGATGGAGGCGCTGTTCGAGATCGCCGAAGTCCGGACCCGCGTGCGCCGGGACGGCCATATCCGGATGATAGATGCGCGCGATCTGGTGCCCGGCGACGTGGTGGTGCTGGAAGGCGGCGATATGGTGACGGCGGACCTGCGCCTGACCGAGGCCTCGTATCTCGAGGCCGACGAATCCGTCCTGACCGGAGAGGCCGCGCCGGTGGCCAAGACCCCGGACCCTGTCGACGAGCAGACACTCCTCGCCGAACGAACGCCGATGCTCTTCAAGGGCACCGCGATCACCCAGGGGGCGGGCACGGCGATCGTCACCGCGACCGGCATGGCGACCGAACTGGGGCGGATCAGCAGCCTGGCGGAAACGGCGCAGGCCGAGATCTCGCCGCTGGAGGTCCGGCTGGAAAAACTGGGGCATATGTTGCTCTGGTTGACGCTGATCCTCGCCGTGGGCACCGCCATGGCGGGGATCTTGCGCGGTCATGCGCTGGCCGACATGGTGCAGACCGGCGTCGCGCTGGCGGTGGCCGCGATTCCCGAGGGGCTTCCGGTGGTCGCGACGCTGTCGCTGGCGCGTGGCATGTGGCGGATGGCCAGAAGGAACGCGCTCATTCGCCGCCTCTCGGCTGTCGAAACGCTGGGGGCGACGACTCTCATCCTGACCGACAAGACCGGCACGCTCACGGAAAACCGGATGACCGTGGTCCGGTTCCTGCTGGAAGACGGCGAATTTCCGCCCGACGCGGAGGACAGGACTGTGAGGCTCGCCCTGAAAACCGGCGCGCTCTGCACCACCGCGGAGCTGGGGCACGGGCGCGAGGACGGCACGGGAGATCCGATGGAGCTGGCATTGCTCCGGGCCGCGGACGGGGTTGGACTGCCGCCGCCGGAGAACCGGCTTGCCCAGCATGCCTTCAAACCGGAGCGTCGGATGATGGCGACCGTTCATGCCGATCCCGATGGCGCCTATTTCGCGGTCAAGGGAGCGCCCGAGACGATCATCAACGCCTGTGGAAAGGTCCTCGGCCCAGCGGGGCCACATGATCTGACCGAAGCGGACAGAGCGGAGTGGATGGATCGCAACGCCCGCGTGGCGGGAGAGGGATTGCGCACCCTGGGACTGGCGATGAAGATCGGGCAGGATGCCGGGGCGGAGCCTTACGAGGGATTGACGCTGATCGGACTGGTCTGCTTCGCCGATCCGCTGCGCAGCGATATTCCACCTGCCATAGCCGCCTGCCGGGAAGCCGGGGTGCGGGTGGCGATGATCACCGGGGACCATGCCGCGACGGCGGCGCGGATCGCATCCGAGGCCGGGATCGGAGACGACGGCTCGACGGTGATCGAAGGGCACGAACTGGCGGAGCTCGATCCGGAGGAGGCGCCGGAGACCTTTCGGGAGAGGCTCCGCGCGGCCGAAGTCTTTGCCCGTGTCGCGCCCGAGGCGAAGCTGACGCTCGTGGATTTCCACCAGCAGGACGGGCAAATTGTCGCGATGACCGGCGATGGCGTCAACGACGCTCCGGCGCTGAAGAAGGCGGATATCGGGGTCGCGATGGGTCTCCGGGGCACGCAGGTTGCCCGCGAGGCCGCAGACATGGTGTTGAGTGACGACGACTTTGCCACGATCGTCGAGGCGATCCGCCAGGGGCGGGTGATCTTCGGCAATATCCGCAAGTTCATCGTCTATCTCATGTCCTGCAACCTGTGCGAGGTTCTGGTCGTGGCGGTCGCGCTGAGCGCGGGGCTGCCCGCGCCCCTGCTCCCGCTGCAAATCCTGTATCTGAACCTCGTGACGGATGTGTTCCCCGCCTTCGCATTGGGGCTGGGGCAGGGCGACGGCCGCGAGATGCACCGTCCCCCGCGTCCGCCCTCCGAGCCTATCGTCGGCCGAACCGAATGGCTGCGGATCGCGGGTCTGGGTGCGGCGCAGACCGTCGCGACGCTGGCCGCATTCATGCTGGCGCTTTACCGGCTGGATCTCTCCGCCGAGCAGGCGGTGACCGTGGCTTTCCTGACACTGGCGCTCGCGCAGCTCTGGAACGTCTTCAACACCCGCGCCGCCGATGCGCCGCTCATTGCCAATGACGTGGTGCGGAATCCCTATGTCTGGGGCGCTCTGGCGCTCTGCCTGGTGCTGATCGGTGCGGCGCTCTGGGTGCCGGAGCTGTCATCCGTCCTGAGCCTCGCAACGCCCGGCACCGGGGGGCTGGCGCTGGCGGCGGTCGCGAGCCTGTTGCCGCTTCTTCTCGGTCAGGCGGCATTGGCGATTGCCGTGACCCTTCGTCCCCGGTCCACCAAGCGGCGGCCGGCAGCGGCGGCACGATAA
- the ppsA gene encoding phosphoenolpyruvate synthase produces MSELLIWFENLRRGDVARVGGKNASLGEMISTLGAKNIRVPQGFATTADAYRGFITANGLERVIAERIDALEAGRTTLREAGLAIRTAITSGEWPKETADAIRAAYRELTTRSGRTKPAVAVRSSATAEDLPEASFAGQQETFLNVTGEAALLDACRRCYASLFTDRAITYRQIHGFGQTEIALSVGVQMMVRSDIGSSGVMFSIDTESGCDRFVLINGAWGLGENVVQGAVDPDEFQVFKPFLDDPGRLPVVARRLGAKEIKMIHGRAGEAATRNVPTSLAERERFTLSDAEVVELARYAKTIEAHYGVAMDMEWAKDGETGELFIVQARPETVQSRKTGAVFQSFEVTPAGRLMVDGLSVGSAAAAGRVCLIRSADEIDRFVDGSVLVTSTTDPDWVPVMKRAAAIVTDHGGRTSHAAIVSRELGLPAVVGTGNATHVLHDGQDVTVSCAEGGTGVVYDGLGHIDVRDISLDDVPETRTGVMLNIANPSAAVRWWRLPADGVGLARMEFLVSNEIKVHPLALLNPERVTDATERSAIAELTKGYKDGRSYFTECLAMGLARIAAVWHPKPVIVRLSDFKSNEYADLLGGRHFEPLEENPMIGLRGAARYYSEFYRDAFALECVALKRLRDDMGFTNVIVMVPFCRSPEEADKVLEVMTANGLTRGENGLEVYVMTEIPSNVIRAAEFAERFDGFSIGSNDLTQLTLGVDRDSEALAEVFRERDPAVIWMIETAIRRAREAGRKIGLCGQAPSNDPDFARLLVKAGIDTISVTPDSFLEVKRNVALAEEGDVRMRRA; encoded by the coding sequence GTGTCCGAGCTTCTGATCTGGTTCGAGAATCTGCGCCGCGGAGACGTCGCGCGCGTGGGCGGCAAGAATGCGTCACTGGGCGAGATGATCTCGACCCTCGGGGCGAAAAACATTCGCGTGCCGCAGGGATTTGCCACAACGGCGGATGCCTATCGCGGCTTCATCACGGCCAATGGCCTCGAGCGGGTCATTGCGGAGCGTATCGACGCGCTCGAGGCCGGGCGCACGACGCTGCGCGAGGCTGGCCTGGCCATAAGGACCGCAATCACCTCCGGCGAATGGCCGAAGGAGACGGCGGACGCGATTCGCGCCGCCTATCGGGAGCTGACGACACGCAGCGGCCGCACGAAGCCGGCGGTCGCCGTCCGATCCTCCGCCACCGCCGAAGACCTGCCCGAGGCAAGCTTCGCCGGACAGCAGGAGACGTTTCTCAATGTCACCGGCGAGGCCGCGCTGCTCGACGCCTGCCGCCGGTGCTATGCCTCGCTTTTCACCGACAGGGCGATCACCTACCGCCAGATCCATGGCTTCGGCCAGACGGAGATCGCGCTGTCGGTCGGGGTTCAGATGATGGTGCGCTCCGACATCGGCAGTTCGGGCGTCATGTTCTCGATCGACACGGAGAGCGGCTGCGACCGTTTCGTGCTGATCAACGGCGCGTGGGGGCTTGGCGAAAACGTCGTTCAGGGCGCGGTGGACCCGGATGAGTTTCAGGTGTTCAAGCCCTTCCTCGACGATCCCGGCCGGCTGCCCGTCGTCGCCAGGAGGCTGGGCGCGAAAGAGATCAAGATGATCCACGGCCGGGCCGGCGAGGCGGCGACGCGCAACGTGCCCACCTCCCTGGCGGAGCGCGAGCGCTTCACGCTGAGCGATGCAGAGGTGGTGGAACTGGCGCGCTACGCAAAGACCATCGAGGCGCATTACGGCGTCGCGATGGACATGGAATGGGCGAAGGACGGGGAGACCGGCGAATTGTTTATCGTTCAGGCCCGCCCCGAGACGGTACAATCGCGCAAGACCGGCGCCGTGTTCCAGTCCTTCGAGGTCACACCGGCAGGCAGGCTGATGGTGGACGGACTTAGTGTCGGGAGTGCGGCGGCTGCGGGCCGGGTGTGCCTGATCCGTTCCGCCGACGAGATCGACCGCTTCGTCGATGGCTCGGTGCTCGTCACCTCGACCACCGACCCCGACTGGGTACCGGTCATGAAGCGCGCCGCCGCCATTGTCACCGACCACGGCGGGCGCACGTCGCATGCCGCCATCGTCAGCCGTGAACTGGGCCTTCCCGCGGTGGTCGGAACCGGCAATGCAACCCATGTCCTGCACGACGGCCAGGACGTGACCGTCTCCTGCGCCGAAGGCGGGACCGGGGTCGTCTATGACGGATTGGGACATATAGACGTCAGGGATATCTCGCTCGACGACGTGCCGGAGACACGCACCGGCGTGATGCTGAATATCGCCAATCCCTCCGCCGCCGTCCGGTGGTGGCGGCTTCCGGCGGACGGTGTGGGTCTGGCGCGAATGGAATTCCTGGTGAGCAACGAGATCAAGGTGCACCCGCTGGCCCTGCTGAACCCCGAAAGAGTGACGGACGCGACCGAGCGCAGCGCCATCGCTGAACTGACGAAGGGATACAAGGATGGGCGCAGCTATTTTACGGAATGCCTGGCCATGGGACTGGCGCGGATTGCCGCCGTCTGGCACCCGAAGCCGGTGATCGTCCGGCTGAGCGACTTCAAGTCGAACGAATATGCCGACCTTCTCGGTGGCCGCCATTTCGAGCCCCTGGAGGAAAACCCGATGATCGGACTCCGCGGCGCAGCACGCTACTATTCGGAATTCTACCGTGACGCCTTCGCGCTGGAATGCGTTGCGCTGAAACGGCTGAGGGACGACATGGGGTTCACGAATGTCATCGTCATGGTGCCATTCTGCCGCTCACCCGAGGAGGCGGACAAGGTCCTGGAGGTGATGACCGCGAATGGCCTGACGCGCGGGGAAAACGGGCTCGAAGTCTATGTAATGACCGAGATCCCGTCGAACGTGATCCGGGCCGCGGAATTCGCCGAGCGTTTCGACGGGTTCTCCATCGGGTCGAACGACCTGACCCAGCTTACCCTGGGGGTCGACCGCGACAGCGAGGCGCTGGCCGAGGTCTTCCGCGAGCGCGACCCGGCCGTGATCTGGATGATCGAAACCGCCATTCGCCGCGCACGCGAAGCCGGGCGTAAAATCGGGCTATGCGGACAGGCGCCCAGCAACGACCCCGATTTCGCGCGGCTGCTGGTCAAGGCGGGGATCGACACGATCTCCGTGACTCCAGACAGTTTTCTGGAGGTCAAACGCAATGTCGCGCTGGCGGAAGAGGGCGATGTCAGGATGCGCCGTGCGTGA
- a CDS encoding PepSY domain-containing protein — MTDISHGAGAPAADRAANRYYFIAWRWHFYAGLYVIPFLLMLATTGLIMLWISWGAGLGAERMAVTQGEAVLPLSTLKAFRL, encoded by the coding sequence ATGACAGACATCTCCCACGGGGCAGGTGCCCCTGCGGCCGATCGTGCCGCGAACAGATATTACTTCATCGCCTGGCGCTGGCATTTCTATGCCGGACTCTATGTCATCCCCTTCCTGCTGATGCTGGCCACGACCGGGCTCATCATGCTCTGGATCTCCTGGGGTGCCGGTCTCGGCGCCGAGAGGATGGCCGTGACGCAGGGCGAGGCCGTCCTGCCGCTCAGCACGCTTAAAGCGTTTCGGCTTTAA
- a CDS encoding IS630 family transposase (programmed frameshift), with amino-acid sequence MSAPLPNALRARFQEYIEEGLSGRAAALRLKVSAATGARWARQVRTKGHAEPAPQGPPRGRGKLAAHQAFLKELVAQDPDITLFELRDALAAAAGVRVHHSSIANLLSRLGFTYKKSLVATERGRAKVRQQRTEWFKHRLPAIAAFPERVVFIDETAVKTNLTRLRGRAKRGHRLTMDAPFGSWGTQTLIAGLASDALIAPWVIKGAMDGPAFAVYIREVLVPEIAPGTVVILDNLATHRNKEAAQALHDHGCWFLYLPPYSPDLNPIEQAFSKLKAHLRKIGARTFTEVFDAIGAICELYDPTECWNYFKAAGYVSG; translated from the exons ATGTCAGCACCTTTGCCGAATGCGCTTCGGGCGCGGTTTCAGGAGTATATTGAGGAAGGGTTAAGCGGGCGGGCGGCGGCGTTGCGCCTGAAAGTGTCTGCGGCGACAGGCGCGCGGTGGGCGCGTCAGGTTCGGACCAAGGGCCATGCGGAGCCCGCACCGCAAGGCCCGCCACGTGGTCGGGGAAAGCTGGCAGCGCATCAGGCTTTCCTGAAGGAACTGGTCGCGCAAGACCCCGACATCACGCTCTTTGAGTTGCGCGACGCGCTGGCGGCCGCGGCAGGCGTGCGGGTGCATCATTCTTCCATCGCCAACCTGCTGTCCCGGCTCGGTTTCACATAC AAAAAGTCGCTGGTCGCCACCGAGCGCGGTCGCGCCAAGGTAAGACAGCAGCGGACTGAGTGGTTCAAGCATCGGCTGCCTGCCATTGCGGCCTTTCCCGAACGCGTTGTCTTTATTGATGAAACGGCAGTGAAGACCAACCTGACCCGTCTGCGTGGCCGGGCCAAGCGGGGTCATCGCCTGACCATGGATGCACCGTTTGGCAGTTGGGGAACCCAAACGCTGATCGCCGGGCTGGCCTCGGATGCTTTGATCGCACCATGGGTCATCAAGGGTGCCATGGATGGCCCCGCCTTTGCCGTCTACATCCGAGAAGTGCTTGTCCCGGAGATCGCCCCCGGCACCGTTGTCATCCTGGACAATCTGGCGACCCATCGGAACAAGGAGGCGGCTCAGGCCTTGCACGACCACGGCTGCTGGTTTCTGTACCTCCCGCCTTACTCGCCGGATCTCAATCCCATCGAGCAAGCATTCTCCAAACTGAAAGCTCACCTTCGAAAGATCGGCGCCAGAACCTTCACCGAAGTCTTCGACGCCATCGGCGCAATCTGCGAGCTCTACGACCCAACAGAGTGCTGGAACTACTTCAAGGCTGCTGGATATGTCTCGGGTTAA
- a CDS encoding IS6 family transposase, with amino-acid sequence MQKQLISYKRHRFPPQIIAHAVWLYVRFNLSLREVEEMLLERGIDVSYETIRRWVRKFGPQIARNLRCGQRCPGDIWHLDEVVVVISGRKFWLWRAVDQDGTVLEEILQSRRNKRAAKRLLRSLIKRFGLPKRIVTDKLRSYGAAKRDVAPGLEHRSHKGLNNRAENSHLPFRKRERCMQGFRSPGGLQRFVSTHSPTRNCFSVPSRRRTAMAIRFHRLEAFDIWKAAAGLV; translated from the coding sequence ATGCAGAAACAGTTGATCAGCTACAAACGCCACCGCTTTCCGCCGCAAATCATCGCTCATGCGGTCTGGTTGTACGTTCGTTTCAACCTGAGCCTTCGCGAAGTGGAAGAGATGCTGCTGGAACGAGGTATCGACGTTTCCTACGAGACCATTCGGCGGTGGGTCCGCAAATTTGGGCCGCAGATCGCCCGAAACTTACGCTGCGGCCAGCGCTGCCCCGGCGATATCTGGCACCTCGACGAGGTTGTCGTGGTGATATCGGGGCGTAAATTCTGGCTCTGGCGCGCCGTCGATCAGGATGGGACCGTGCTGGAGGAAATCCTTCAATCCAGGCGTAACAAACGAGCCGCAAAGCGCCTTTTGAGATCCCTGATAAAGCGATTTGGCCTGCCCAAGCGGATCGTCACCGACAAGCTGCGGTCCTATGGAGCCGCGAAACGTGACGTCGCGCCGGGACTGGAACACCGTTCCCATAAAGGTCTGAATAATCGGGCTGAAAACAGTCACCTGCCGTTCAGGAAACGCGAACGCTGCATGCAAGGATTTCGCTCGCCCGGCGGATTGCAGCGATTTGTTTCCACTCATTCGCCAACCCGAAATTGCTTTTCCGTCCCATCCCGCCGCCGTACTGCCATGGCCATCCGATTTCATCGACTGGAAGCGTTCGACATCTGGAAGGCCGCCGCCGGGCTTGTTTAA
- a CDS encoding PepSY-associated TM helix domain-containing protein has translation MIHPPKQDESHQPPQGNPRRFKFKPKRFRAAAETAVPGSHAVQYVEPLAPDRVAGFAVEAGGSMTGLAVDPYTGAILHSFPWRAGWYDFANRIHGTLLLGTFGDRLIEIAASLALLLVATGLYLHWPRNGAGWRDTLLPRLSARGRSFWKSLHGALGFWISLILVLFLLSGLSWSGIWGERIVQAWNTFPAEKWGAPLSDATHAEMNHEGAHEVPWGLEQTPLPMSGSLAGSRAIPGAVSLDSVAKFARGLGFVGRFQITLPAGEAGVWTIGHDSMSNDGPNPAADRTIHIDRYTGNVLADVRYSDYSPYAKAMAWGIAFHEGDMGIWNLLLNTLVCLSVIGMSLSGLVMWWKRRPVGQARLAAPPKPRDLPLWKGAAALVLVLGALFPMGGLAILVVLVADATLLRLLPKVKRALS, from the coding sequence ATGATCCATCCTCCCAAACAGGATGAATCACATCAGCCACCTCAAGGAAACCCCCGCCGATTCAAATTCAAGCCGAAACGCTTTAGGGCCGCGGCCGAGACGGCCGTGCCGGGCAGCCATGCTGTGCAATATGTCGAACCGCTCGCACCCGACCGGGTCGCCGGTTTCGCGGTGGAAGCCGGCGGCAGCATGACCGGCCTCGCGGTCGATCCCTACACCGGCGCGATACTGCACAGCTTCCCATGGCGGGCGGGCTGGTACGATTTCGCCAACAGGATCCACGGCACGCTGCTGCTGGGCACGTTCGGAGACCGGCTGATCGAGATTGCGGCGAGCCTTGCGCTCCTGCTGGTCGCCACCGGGCTCTACCTGCACTGGCCGCGGAACGGCGCAGGCTGGCGCGACACGCTGCTGCCCCGGCTTTCGGCACGCGGGCGGTCGTTCTGGAAATCCCTGCACGGCGCGCTCGGCTTCTGGATCTCCCTGATCCTCGTGCTGTTCCTGCTGTCCGGCCTCAGCTGGTCCGGGATCTGGGGCGAGCGCATCGTGCAGGCGTGGAACACCTTCCCGGCGGAGAAATGGGGGGCGCCCCTGTCGGATGCGACGCATGCGGAAATGAACCACGAGGGAGCGCATGAGGTCCCTTGGGGACTCGAGCAGACGCCGCTGCCCATGTCCGGCTCACTCGCCGGATCGCGGGCGATTCCGGGCGCGGTCTCCCTCGACAGCGTCGCGAAGTTCGCGCGCGGGCTGGGTTTTGTGGGACGGTTCCAGATTACCCTTCCCGCCGGCGAGGCGGGGGTCTGGACGATCGGCCACGACAGCATGTCGAACGACGGACCGAACCCGGCGGCGGACCGGACGATCCACATCGACCGCTACACCGGGAACGTCCTGGCGGACGTGCGATATTCCGACTATTCGCCCTATGCCAAGGCGATGGCCTGGGGCATCGCCTTCCACGAGGGCGACATGGGGATCTGGAACCTCCTGCTCAACACGCTGGTCTGCCTGTCGGTGATCGGCATGTCTCTGTCCGGCCTTGTCATGTGGTGGAAACGCCGCCCTGTCGGACAGGCGCGGCTGGCCGCACCGCCGAAACCCCGTGACCTGCCGCTCTGGAAAGGCGCGGCCGCGCTCGTTCTCGTCCTCGGGGCATTGTTCCCGATGGGCGGGCTCGCCATCCTTGTTGTGCTGGTTGCCGACGCGACCTTGTTGCGGCTGTTGCCGAAGGTGAAACGCGCCCTGTCGTGA
- a CDS encoding universal stress protein encodes MTIKTITLVLFSPDEAAWLAPAGAELARQLDAHLIGVHPVEPAVVYSAGMDVMVVPEVQNWHQEEDAQIEKAFSEAVRRAGIAGEYRSQRDGRLADEAYLLSCLRGVDLVALGTADPKEEPASAARMRSQAIRQSGRPTLVLPREVSPALPAKRVLIGWSDTRESARAAHDVLTLTEAGAAIDLLAVSRDAYSSSHLAGSRDDFAAALDRRGYSATLVDRDAKSSEIGKALLSAAAESDAQLVATGAFGHSQFYDFVIGAVTSHLLENARVPVLLSK; translated from the coding sequence ATGACCATCAAGACCATCACACTCGTGCTGTTTTCACCTGACGAGGCCGCTTGGCTCGCTCCGGCGGGTGCGGAGCTTGCCCGTCAACTGGATGCACATCTGATCGGGGTACACCCGGTCGAACCCGCCGTCGTCTACAGCGCGGGTATGGATGTCATGGTCGTTCCCGAGGTGCAGAACTGGCATCAGGAAGAGGACGCGCAGATCGAAAAGGCCTTCTCGGAGGCCGTGCGGCGTGCAGGCATTGCCGGAGAGTACCGCAGCCAACGCGACGGTCGCCTGGCGGACGAGGCCTATCTCCTGTCCTGCCTGCGTGGCGTCGATCTTGTGGCGCTGGGAACCGCCGATCCGAAGGAAGAACCCGCCAGCGCCGCGCGCATGCGCAGTCAGGCGATCCGGCAGTCCGGGAGACCGACGCTCGTGCTGCCGCGCGAGGTGTCGCCGGCCCTGCCCGCGAAACGCGTCCTGATCGGCTGGAGCGACACGCGGGAATCCGCAAGGGCGGCGCATGACGTGCTGACCCTGACGGAGGCGGGAGCGGCGATCGACCTGCTGGCGGTCTCCCGCGACGCCTATTCAAGCTCGCACCTGGCCGGCAGCCGCGACGATTTCGCGGCCGCGCTGGATCGGCGCGGCTACTCTGCCACGCTCGTCGACCGCGACGCCAAATCAAGCGAGATCGGCAAGGCGCTGCTGTCGGCGGCGGCCGAAAGCGACGCTCAACTCGTTGCGACCGGAGCCTTCGGCCACTCGCAGTTCTACGATTTCGTCATCGGTGCCGTGACCTCGCATCTCCTTGAGAACGCAAGGGTGCCTGTCCTTCTCTCGAAGTGA
- a CDS encoding DUF2946 family protein: protein MGTRQALHSLKLVVWAVLVPFFLLSAASNGLMLQKAPEGIAVVICSGEGPLELRLDVKTGEPVEKQSPDRPKHCDWASLHLSAALPDVAAAPDIATASLAAPALFPSTILTAGQATGLPPSTGPPAVI, encoded by the coding sequence ATGGGAACACGGCAGGCACTCCATTCGCTGAAACTCGTCGTATGGGCCGTACTCGTCCCCTTCTTCCTGCTGTCCGCCGCAAGCAACGGTCTCATGCTGCAAAAAGCGCCCGAGGGCATTGCCGTTGTGATCTGCTCCGGCGAGGGGCCGCTCGAATTGCGCCTCGATGTAAAGACCGGAGAGCCGGTCGAGAAACAGTCCCCTGACCGCCCCAAACACTGCGACTGGGCCAGTCTCCATCTCAGCGCAGCCCTGCCCGACGTGGCCGCCGCCCCGGACATCGCCACCGCATCCCTTGCCGCACCGGCCCTGTTCCCTTCCACCATCCTGACGGCCGGACAGGCGACCGGTCTGCCGCCCTCCACGGGTCCTCCCGCCGTCATCTGA
- a CDS encoding zinc-dependent alcohol dehydrogenase family protein: protein MRAMVLERPNAPLLARDLPVPDPGPGEVRLKVEACGVCRTDLHICDGELSDPALPLVPGHEIVGRVDAIGAGVDRLAPGQRVGVPWLGRTCGICPYCRAHRENLCDAPEFTGYTRDGGYAEYCLADAGYVFPLPDDADPVRLAPLLCAGLIGYRTLKLAGPADRIGLYGFGAAAHILCQLCVWQGKEVYAFTRPGDRTAQDFARRLGAVWAGSSDAGSPEPLDAALIFAPVGALVPKALKAVRKGGSVVSGGIHMSDIPAFPYADLWHERVIRSVANLTRSDGDEFLPLAIEAGIETETTAYPLEQANRALNDLRSGQLSGAAVLVP, encoded by the coding sequence ATGCGTGCGATGGTCCTGGAGCGGCCGAACGCTCCGCTGCTCGCTCGAGATCTGCCGGTCCCGGATCCGGGACCGGGCGAGGTCCGGCTGAAGGTGGAGGCCTGCGGCGTCTGCCGCACCGATTTGCATATATGCGATGGCGAATTGTCCGATCCCGCCCTGCCGCTGGTGCCGGGGCACGAGATCGTCGGACGCGTGGACGCCATCGGCGCCGGTGTAGACAGGCTGGCGCCGGGCCAGCGGGTCGGAGTGCCGTGGCTGGGGCGGACCTGCGGGATCTGTCCTTACTGCCGCGCCCATCGCGAGAACCTCTGCGACGCGCCTGAATTCACCGGCTATACCCGTGACGGCGGCTACGCCGAATATTGCCTGGCCGATGCCGGCTATGTCTTTCCCCTGCCCGACGATGCGGACCCGGTGCGACTGGCACCGCTGCTGTGTGCCGGGCTGATCGGATATCGCACGCTGAAACTCGCCGGACCAGCCGACCGTATCGGCCTTTACGGTTTTGGCGCGGCGGCGCACATCCTGTGCCAGCTCTGCGTCTGGCAGGGCAAGGAGGTCTATGCCTTCACACGCCCCGGAGACCGGACGGCGCAGGACTTCGCCCGTCGCCTCGGCGCGGTCTGGGCAGGCTCGTCCGACGCCGGGTCGCCCGAGCCGCTGGATGCCGCGCTGATCTTCGCACCTGTCGGCGCGCTTGTCCCCAAGGCGCTGAAAGCGGTGCGCAAGGGTGGTAGCGTCGTGTCGGGGGGCATCCATATGAGTGACATTCCCGCCTTTCCCTATGCCGATCTCTGGCATGAACGGGTCATCCGCTCGGTCGCGAATCTGACGCGCAGCGATGGCGACGAGTTCCTGCCGCTGGCCATCGAGGCCGGCATCGAGACCGAGACCACGGCCTATCCCCTGGAACAGGCCAATCGCGCGCTGAACGATCTTCGCTCCGGGCAGTTGAGCGGCGCCGCGGTGCTGGTTCCGTGA